A region of Fibrobacter succinogenes subsp. succinogenes S85 DNA encodes the following proteins:
- a CDS encoding rod shape-determining protein, producing the protein MFGLFSCDIGIDLGTANTLVHVAGQGIVINEPTVIAVDRKSNRVTAIGGEAKKMLGRTSGESRAIRPMRDGVIADFELVETLLQTFIKRVLRYPLWVAKPRVVVGVPNGITEVETRAVIDAVKMTGAKEVHLVHEPMAAAIGMGIPVEEPVGNMIVDIGGGTSDIAVIALNKSDCNGSVRVGGDEMDEAIVRYLRTQYNLCVGESTAEQIKIQIGSASPLEEELTMEVKGLDFIAGMPRTIPIGSAEIRDAINEPVTAIIEAVKQALSITLPELSADIYDKGIILTGGGSQLRGLDERIRKETGLSVNVIDDPMTCVCKGAARILEDLDKYRPVLVASST; encoded by the coding sequence TTGTTCGGACTTTTCTCTTGTGATATCGGTATTGACCTGGGTACCGCCAATACGCTTGTCCATGTGGCTGGACAGGGCATTGTCATTAACGAACCGACTGTGATTGCTGTTGACCGTAAGAGCAATCGCGTGACTGCTATCGGCGGCGAAGCTAAGAAAATGCTTGGCCGTACGTCTGGTGAAAGCCGTGCAATCCGCCCGATGCGCGATGGCGTGATTGCCGATTTTGAACTTGTAGAGACGCTTTTGCAGACCTTTATCAAGCGCGTTTTGCGTTACCCGCTGTGGGTGGCAAAACCGCGTGTGGTGGTTGGCGTTCCGAACGGAATTACCGAAGTGGAAACGCGTGCTGTGATTGACGCTGTCAAGATGACGGGCGCAAAAGAAGTCCACCTGGTCCATGAACCGATGGCTGCCGCTATTGGTATGGGCATCCCGGTTGAAGAACCGGTCGGTAACATGATTGTGGATATTGGCGGCGGTACGTCCGATATTGCCGTGATTGCCTTGAACAAGTCCGACTGCAACGGCTCTGTGCGCGTTGGCGGTGACGAGATGGATGAGGCGATTGTGCGTTATTTGCGTACTCAGTACAACCTCTGCGTTGGCGAAAGCACTGCCGAACAGATCAAGATCCAGATCGGTTCTGCAAGCCCGCTCGAAGAAGAATTGACGATGGAAGTCAAGGGCCTTGACTTTATTGCCGGTATGCCACGCACGATTCCTATCGGAAGTGCCGAAATCCGCGACGCTATCAATGAACCGGTGACGGCAATTATCGAAGCCGTGAAGCAGGCCTTGAGCATTACGCTTCCGGAACTTTCTGCAGATATTTACGACAAGGGCATTATCCTTACGGGTGGTGGTTCTCAGTTGCGCGGTCTCGATGAACGTATCCGCAAGGAAACGGGCCTCTCCGTGAATGTGATTGACGACCCTATGACTTGCGTTTGCAAGGGCGCTGCACGAATTCTCGAAGATTTGGACAAGTACCGTCCTGTTTTGGTGGCTTCTTCTACCTAA
- the mreC gene encoding rod shape-determining protein MreC, protein MLRAFRFIVDLFTQRHGVVAFAFFLVLGILMHQASPTVRESIVDKALSTVFYPVQLLLASVNDFKSMQAENEHLKAENARLRQETYHASEGLQELARLHTLVRFDDKWDFPIVTSRVVGHNPGRFLTTLVINRGTHHGVKENMPVMSMNGLVGKISKAMLTHSRVQLLVDPNLKLSVLERRTRVVGFLESVDGHLLSAMIPSHAGVAEGDTLITSGLGGIFPKGIPVGTVHKVRKADLDVMSLMDVKPFQEFSTLEEVFVMQKEPDWIIQELLDE, encoded by the coding sequence ATGCTTAGAGCTTTTCGCTTTATTGTCGATCTGTTTACCCAAAGGCATGGCGTTGTCGCTTTTGCCTTTTTTCTCGTTTTAGGGATTCTGATGCACCAGGCCTCGCCGACGGTGCGCGAAAGCATTGTGGACAAGGCGCTTTCGACGGTGTTTTACCCGGTCCAGTTGCTGCTTGCCTCTGTGAACGACTTTAAGTCGATGCAGGCAGAAAATGAGCACTTGAAGGCGGAAAACGCAAGGCTCCGTCAGGAGACTTATCACGCGAGCGAGGGCTTGCAGGAACTGGCGCGTTTGCACACGCTGGTGCGCTTTGACGACAAGTGGGATTTCCCGATTGTGACGTCTCGCGTGGTGGGGCATAACCCCGGGCGTTTTCTGACGACTCTTGTGATTAACCGTGGAACGCATCACGGCGTGAAGGAGAACATGCCGGTGATGTCGATGAACGGCCTTGTCGGGAAGATTTCGAAGGCGATGCTCACGCATTCCCGCGTGCAGCTTCTGGTGGACCCGAACTTGAAACTTTCCGTGCTAGAACGCCGTACGCGTGTGGTTGGCTTCTTGGAATCGGTGGATGGCCATTTGCTTTCGGCGATGATTCCATCGCATGCGGGCGTTGCCGAGGGCGATACGCTTATTACCTCTGGACTGGGCGGCATTTTCCCGAAGGGAATCCCGGTAGGTACGGTACACAAGGTTCGCAAGGCTGATTTGGACGTGATGAGCCTTATGGACGTGAAGCCGTTTCAGGAATTTTCGACCTTGGAAGAAGTCTTTGTGATGCAGAAGGAACCGGATTGGATTATCCAGGAGTTGCTCGATGAGTAA
- the mreD gene encoding rod shape-determining protein MreD → MSNYGWLKTLLMFVIAFAVQSTIGDWLKILGVGPDFILIFIVSVALRFGAGTGCFWGFLAGFTLDVYAPVEWLGANTIAMTIVGFAVGQLEEHILTLYLPAKVAVLGIAFLVNDLFYFLITGLDKNVVTTLFLTKTLPECVYTLIIGGILFYLSSEKKSNV, encoded by the coding sequence ATGAGTAATTACGGGTGGCTAAAGACGCTTCTGATGTTTGTCATCGCTTTTGCAGTACAGTCGACGATTGGCGACTGGCTTAAGATTTTGGGTGTCGGGCCAGACTTTATCCTCATCTTTATTGTGTCCGTTGCTTTGCGTTTTGGAGCGGGTACGGGCTGTTTCTGGGGATTTTTGGCGGGATTCACGCTGGATGTCTATGCTCCGGTGGAATGGCTTGGCGCCAATACGATTGCCATGACGATTGTAGGCTTTGCCGTGGGGCAACTTGAGGAACATATCCTTACGCTTTATCTCCCCGCAAAAGTTGCGGTGCTCGGGATTGCGTTTTTGGTAAACGACTTGTTTTATTTCCTCATTACGGGGCTAGATAAGAACGTCGTGACGACTCTTTTCTTGACAAAGACTCTCCCGGAATGCGTTTACACCTTGATTATTGGTGGTATTTTGTTCTATCTCTCTTCGGAGAAGAAGTCAAATGTATAA
- the mrdA gene encoding penicillin-binding protein 2 gives MYNDTSENEARIRKNWNVLIFLAGTVILFSVILFKLFSLQYIHYEENFQRSENNRLRRIELIADRGYIYDRNGNVLVRNRPSYQIALQALEMPRKKAARDSIFKKLLNIRDAAGVRLFDSLSLDTAFQRIRWVRTRPVRILEDATMEQVAVIEEHSTELPGVSVIIESRREYPYGTLASHVLGYTSEISEEQLKLPEYESYSQGDRVGQKGLEQEYDKEFRGKNGLKLVEVNASGREVRTLPDVGGYIPPEPGLHMVSTIDLKLQKAAEAAIPDSAKGALVAIDPRNGEILAMVSSPRLDPNIFSLKRRERNKGWAHVALDSMRPLTNRAISGVYPPASIFKLVTSGAGLESGIISETKYYPKACTGGYQYGARYQRCWGVHGNLNVVHALRLSCDVYFYQAGLEIDMARINEFARRFGYGEKLLGIDIPGEKAGWLPDSASFNQRNKRLGWRWARGLILNLSIGQGQMVTPLQQAVFIGSLATNKGVYRPHFMKELQDSQGNVVRRYEPEIIRPGTMKPETHRVLMNAMDSVVNHPGGTGKKGAVPGIRVGGKTGSGEWKKGQKTHAWFAAVAPLDDPQIAVAVIMEAAGGGGSVAAPIAHKVLMAFFGKEEEE, from the coding sequence ATGTATAACGATACTTCGGAGAACGAAGCTCGAATCCGCAAAAACTGGAATGTGTTGATTTTCCTTGCGGGTACGGTCATCCTTTTTTCGGTGATTTTGTTCAAGCTTTTTTCGCTGCAGTACATCCATTACGAAGAAAACTTCCAGCGTTCCGAAAACAATCGCTTGCGCCGAATAGAGCTGATTGCTGATCGCGGCTACATTTACGATAGGAACGGGAATGTGCTGGTGCGTAACCGTCCTTCGTACCAGATTGCGCTCCAGGCGCTTGAAATGCCGCGAAAGAAGGCGGCTAGGGATTCTATTTTCAAGAAGCTCCTGAATATCCGCGATGCGGCGGGTGTGCGTCTTTTTGATTCCCTGTCTCTTGATACGGCGTTCCAGAGGATCCGCTGGGTGCGTACGCGTCCGGTCCGCATTTTAGAAGATGCGACGATGGAACAGGTGGCGGTGATCGAAGAGCATTCTACGGAGCTGCCGGGCGTCTCGGTGATTATCGAATCGCGTCGTGAATATCCGTATGGAACGCTTGCTTCGCATGTGCTCGGTTACACGAGTGAAATTTCGGAAGAGCAATTGAAACTTCCGGAATACGAATCTTATTCGCAAGGCGACCGTGTGGGCCAAAAGGGCTTGGAGCAGGAATACGACAAGGAGTTCCGCGGAAAAAATGGGCTCAAGCTTGTGGAAGTGAATGCGTCGGGGCGTGAGGTGAGAACTCTCCCGGATGTTGGCGGGTATATTCCTCCGGAACCGGGATTGCACATGGTCTCGACCATTGACTTGAAACTGCAAAAGGCGGCAGAAGCGGCGATTCCGGATTCGGCAAAAGGCGCTTTGGTGGCGATTGACCCGCGCAATGGCGAAATCTTGGCGATGGTCTCTTCGCCGCGACTCGACCCGAACATTTTTTCGCTGAAACGTCGCGAACGCAATAAGGGCTGGGCTCATGTGGCTCTTGACTCCATGCGACCGCTCACGAACCGTGCGATTTCGGGCGTTTATCCGCCGGCTTCTATCTTTAAGCTTGTGACGTCTGGGGCGGGGCTTGAAAGCGGGATTATTTCGGAGACGAAGTATTACCCGAAAGCTTGTACGGGGGGCTACCAGTACGGGGCGCGTTACCAGAGGTGCTGGGGTGTACATGGGAATTTGAACGTGGTGCATGCACTCCGTCTTTCATGTGACGTGTATTTCTATCAGGCCGGTCTTGAAATCGACATGGCGCGTATCAATGAATTTGCTCGCCGCTTTGGTTATGGTGAAAAGCTGCTCGGCATAGATATTCCAGGCGAGAAGGCGGGGTGGCTCCCGGATTCGGCCTCGTTCAACCAGCGCAACAAGCGCCTTGGCTGGCGTTGGGCTCGTGGGCTTATTTTGAACCTTTCGATTGGGCAGGGGCAGATGGTGACTCCTTTGCAGCAGGCCGTGTTTATCGGTTCCTTGGCAACGAACAAGGGCGTGTACCGGCCGCACTTTATGAAGGAACTTCAGGACTCGCAGGGCAATGTCGTGCGCCGCTATGAACCGGAAATTATCCGTCCGGGAACGATGAAGCCTGAGACGCACCGTGTGCTCATGAATGCGATGGATTCCGTGGTGAACCATCCAGGTGGTACTGGCAAGAAGGGCGCTGTGCCTGGAATCCGCGTAGGCGGAAAGACGGGCTCTGGCGAATGGAAAAAGGGGCAGAAGACGCATGCCTGGTTTGCAGCGGTAGCACCTCTGGATGACCCGCAAATTGCTGTGGCCGTGATTATGGAAGCGGCAGGCGGCGGTGGCTCTGTTGCGGCTCCGATTGCGCATAAGGTTCTGATGGCCTTCTTTGGGAAGGAGGAAGAAGAATGA
- the rodA gene encoding rod shape-determining protein RodA, with protein sequence MSSGRFVDKPLKIDWVFIGVTLTLMTCGVLLVYSATVNEEIAFYDTHWFRQIIYFLMGIAIAVGLVFVKIDWLKRAAVPSYVIALLMLVFVLIFAGDVKGAGRWIDLKVIKLQPSEFAKIAYLITISYWLSKHPVSLYKLKSFLVPLGLFIVPFLLVLKQPDLSTALVFTAVTLVGFFFAGLTFTDLFLIVSPALSVLFSHSQSMQIPVLWGAQICLVVFSVLRRHLSKKLTGVIIATNILAGYASTMVWNMLEPHQQKRVNTFLDPMSDPLGDGYQVLQSITAIGSGGIGGKGFGNGSQTNLSFLPEEHTDFIFSVLGEQFGFVGCAVILVLFTLFLWRASSICKTNDDPFVTLVTMGAATIFLFHITVNIAMTIGLMPVTGLPLPFLSYGGSFALVCLFLVGLLMCLRYQGNK encoded by the coding sequence ATGAGTTCCGGCCGTTTTGTGGATAAACCCCTGAAAATTGACTGGGTCTTTATTGGTGTTACGCTCACGCTGATGACGTGTGGCGTGTTGCTTGTGTATTCGGCGACGGTCAATGAGGAAATTGCCTTTTACGATACGCACTGGTTTAGGCAGATTATCTATTTCTTGATGGGGATCGCGATTGCGGTGGGACTTGTGTTCGTGAAGATTGACTGGCTTAAGCGTGCTGCGGTGCCGTCTTACGTGATTGCGCTTTTGATGCTCGTGTTTGTGCTCATTTTTGCGGGCGACGTGAAGGGGGCCGGGCGCTGGATTGACCTGAAGGTAATTAAGTTGCAGCCCTCGGAGTTTGCAAAGATTGCGTACCTGATTACGATTTCGTACTGGCTTTCGAAACATCCCGTGAGCTTGTATAAGCTTAAGTCGTTCCTGGTGCCTTTAGGCCTTTTCATTGTGCCGTTCTTGCTTGTGCTGAAACAGCCGGATCTGAGTACGGCGCTTGTGTTTACTGCTGTGACGCTTGTCGGGTTCTTTTTTGCGGGGCTCACGTTTACGGATTTGTTCCTGATTGTGAGTCCGGCTTTGTCAGTACTGTTTTCGCATTCGCAGTCCATGCAGATTCCTGTCTTGTGGGGTGCGCAGATTTGCCTTGTCGTATTCTCCGTATTGCGTAGACACTTGTCCAAGAAGCTCACGGGTGTGATTATTGCGACGAACATCTTGGCAGGTTACGCCAGCACGATGGTGTGGAATATGCTGGAACCGCACCAGCAAAAACGCGTGAACACGTTTTTGGATCCGATGAGTGACCCGCTGGGCGATGGCTATCAGGTGTTACAGTCAATCACTGCGATTGGTAGTGGTGGCATTGGAGGCAAGGGATTTGGAAACGGTTCGCAGACGAATCTCTCGTTTTTGCCCGAAGAACATACGGACTTTATCTTTAGCGTGCTTGGAGAACAGTTTGGCTTTGTCGGGTGCGCGGTGATTCTTGTGCTGTTTACTTTGTTCTTGTGGAGGGCCTCCTCGATTTGCAAGACGAACGATGACCCGTTTGTGACGCTTGTGACAATGGGCGCTGCGACAATCTTTTTGTTCCACATCACGGTGAATATCGCGATGACGATTGGGCTTATGCCGGTGACGGGGCTCCCGCTGCCGTTCCTTTCTTATGGAGGCTCGTTTGCGCTTGTGTGCTTGTTCCTCGTGGGGCTCTTGATGTGCCTCAGGTATCAGGGGAATAAGTGA